A section of the Chryseobacterium scophthalmum genome encodes:
- a CDS encoding helix-turn-helix domain-containing protein, producing MKEKVKRVISEFNTELKLKGFRAFQIEQDGKETRMYSRKEFYKICLTTGKSKIHYSDKSFEQEGTVLFFGNPHIPYSWETISTTYKGYTILFSEEFFKNSERSESLQQSSFFKIGGTPVLKITEEQRQFLNTIFQKMIAEQESDYVYKDELIRNYISLIIHESLKLEPAEDFEQNKNAASRLSSVFLELLERQFPIETTDQSLQLKSAQDFAKNLNVHVNYLNRAVKEITGKSTTAHITERILTEAKALLQHTDWNISEIAFALGFDYPTYFNNFFKKQTGTNPKAFRLTEV from the coding sequence ATGAAAGAAAAGGTAAAAAGAGTTATTTCAGAATTCAATACTGAGTTAAAACTAAAAGGTTTCCGTGCGTTTCAGATTGAACAAGATGGTAAGGAAACCCGTATGTATAGCAGGAAAGAATTCTATAAAATCTGCCTTACAACCGGGAAAAGTAAGATTCATTATTCTGATAAAAGTTTCGAACAGGAGGGAACGGTGCTTTTTTTCGGAAACCCGCATATTCCGTATTCTTGGGAAACCATTTCAACAACTTATAAAGGATATACTATTCTTTTTTCCGAGGAATTTTTTAAGAATTCTGAACGCTCTGAAAGTTTACAGCAGTCATCTTTCTTTAAAATCGGTGGAACTCCTGTTCTGAAAATTACCGAAGAGCAAAGACAATTTCTTAATACTATTTTCCAAAAGATGATTGCAGAACAGGAAAGCGATTATGTTTATAAGGATGAGCTGATACGCAACTACATAAGTCTTATCATTCACGAATCTCTGAAGCTGGAACCTGCAGAGGATTTCGAACAGAATAAAAATGCGGCATCACGATTGTCATCAGTTTTTCTAGAACTGTTGGAAAGACAATTTCCTATCGAAACAACAGACCAATCTCTGCAATTGAAATCAGCTCAGGATTTTGCGAAAAATCTGAATGTTCATGTTAATTATCTCAATCGTGCTGTAAAAGAGATTACCGGGAAATCTACAACGGCTCATATCACAGAACGTATTCTCACAGAAGCAAAAGCATTGCTGCAACACACCGATTGGAATATTTCAGAAATAGCTTTCGCTCTCGGATTCGATTATCCGACGTATTTTAATAATTTTTTTAAAAAACAAACAGGCACCAATCCGAAAGCATTTCGTCTGACCGAGGTTTGA
- a CDS encoding Crp/Fnr family transcriptional regulator, whose protein sequence is MYSILEKLIRSKNDISLKKLETIKSFFTTITTNRNQILLQYDQVCKDYYFINKGCIRLFTTTKDGIDHSRYFAFEGNFATALPSFIDQKPAHEYLQTIEKSDLLCISRKDFYYLVETIPEFSKVYTEILEQGFIMAQKRIYGFQGLDAIDKVKWLIEYQPQLLLRVSNRMVASYLGMSPSTLSRIKSKL, encoded by the coding sequence ATGTATTCAATTCTTGAAAAACTTATCCGGAGTAAAAATGATATCTCTTTAAAAAAACTTGAGACTATAAAATCATTCTTTACAACGATAACAACCAATAGAAACCAAATACTTCTCCAATATGATCAGGTATGCAAAGATTATTACTTTATCAACAAAGGATGTATTCGATTGTTCACAACAACAAAGGATGGTATAGACCATTCAAGATATTTTGCTTTTGAAGGAAATTTCGCCACTGCCTTACCCAGTTTTATTGACCAAAAGCCTGCACATGAATATCTGCAAACAATTGAAAAATCAGACTTGCTTTGTATTTCAAGGAAGGACTTTTATTATCTGGTTGAAACGATACCTGAGTTTTCAAAGGTTTATACTGAAATTTTAGAACAGGGATTTATCATGGCACAAAAGAGGATTTATGGGTTTCAGGGTCTCGATGCTATCGATAAAGTAAAATGGCTCATTGAATATCAACCACAACTTTTACTTAGAGTATCCAATAGGATGGTCGCTTCTTATCTCGGAATGTCACCTTCAACCTTGAGCAGAATAAAATCAAAACTATAA
- the uraH gene encoding hydroxyisourate hydrolase has translation MKPIILTILFTLLSVGISAQKNNFQLSTHILDVSKGIPATAVKIKLEKYNEQSKTWSFVGEKNTDSNGRISDFLPAENENLGIYKLIYYTRDYFKKNNIESFYPFIEVVFEISDKNHYHVPITLSAYGYSTYRGS, from the coding sequence ATGAAACCAATCATCTTAACTATCCTTTTTACACTTCTATCTGTAGGGATTTCCGCACAAAAAAATAATTTTCAGTTATCAACTCATATCTTAGATGTTTCAAAGGGCATTCCCGCTACAGCAGTTAAAATAAAATTAGAAAAATATAATGAGCAATCGAAAACATGGAGTTTTGTAGGTGAGAAAAATACAGATTCAAACGGAAGAATCTCAGATTTCTTACCAGCAGAAAATGAAAATCTAGGCATCTATAAACTGATCTATTACACCAGAGATTATTTCAAGAAAAACAATATAGAAAGTTTTTATCCATTTATTGAGGTAGTGTTCGAAATTAGTGATAAAAATCATTACCATGTTCCAATAACACTTTCTGCTTATGGTTACTCTACGTATCGAGGTAGTTGA
- a CDS encoding linear amide C-N hydrolase, translating into MMFGAAIIYVTSQKVYACTRVVYKGPDNTVITARSMDWKDEIDANIWIFPRGLARNGNVGDNSVKWTSKYGSVITSAWDIATTDGINEKGLVANVLWLVESQYPKFNPKGSKPGITIAAWAQYVLDNYATVKEAVNALEREKFIIVSDYVPGTEKFTTLHLSISDSTGDSAIFEYINGKLKIHHDPSYTVMTNSPIFDQQLAINQYWNGIPGTIMLPGTNRAADRYVRASYYINAIPQTSDLRTSIASVFSVIRNCSVPFGISSEAEPNISSTRWRSVADQKNLVYYFETVKTPNTFWVDLKKINFDKNSDSKKLMLTKNETYAGETSTHFITAKPFTFIGI; encoded by the coding sequence ATGATGTTCGGCGCAGCGATTATTTATGTAACGAGTCAAAAAGTATATGCTTGCACTCGAGTTGTCTACAAAGGTCCAGACAATACAGTAATTACAGCTCGATCAATGGATTGGAAAGATGAAATTGATGCTAATATCTGGATATTCCCCAGAGGATTAGCAAGGAATGGGAATGTAGGTGACAATTCTGTTAAATGGACTTCAAAGTATGGTAGTGTCATAACGAGTGCGTGGGATATAGCGACAACTGACGGTATCAATGAAAAAGGATTGGTTGCTAACGTTTTATGGCTAGTTGAAAGCCAATATCCTAAATTTAACCCAAAAGGTTCAAAACCTGGTATTACCATTGCTGCATGGGCACAATATGTACTTGATAACTATGCTACTGTGAAAGAAGCTGTCAATGCCTTAGAAAGGGAAAAATTCATAATTGTTTCCGATTATGTTCCTGGTACAGAAAAATTTACCACCTTGCATCTTTCCATTTCAGACAGTACTGGTGATAGTGCTATATTTGAATATATAAATGGAAAACTAAAAATTCATCATGATCCTTCATATACCGTGATGACTAACTCGCCAATATTTGATCAACAATTAGCGATAAACCAATATTGGAATGGTATTCCCGGAACTATCATGTTGCCGGGCACTAACAGAGCTGCAGACCGATATGTTAGGGCTTCGTATTACATCAATGCAATACCGCAAACCAGTGATCTCCGAACCTCTATTGCCAGCGTATTCAGTGTTATAAGAAATTGTTCTGTTCCATTTGGAATTTCTTCAGAAGCAGAACCGAATATATCCTCCACACGGTGGAGATCAGTAGCAGATCAAAAAAATTTAGTCTACTATTTTGAAACTGTTAAAACACCAAATACATTTTGGGTAGATTTAAAAAAAATAAACTTTGATAAAAATTCGGATTCAAAAAAGTTGATGCTAACCAAAAATGAAACATATGCAGGAGAAACTTCTACACATTTTATAACAGCTAAACCATTTACTTTTATTGGTATCTAA
- a CDS encoding SDR family oxidoreductase, which produces MKIFLTGATGYIGKRLLIQLLSTGHHVICSVRDRRRFDTTLYASHQHNLTIVEQDFTDESTLNVIDKDIDIAYYLIHSMSANDDFSKSEKISAQNFSKIISQTRCRQVIYLTRIVNSVELSKHLQSRKDVEKALISPNYNLTVLRAGIIIGSGSASFEIIRDLVEKLPIMVAPKWLKTLCQPIAVRNVIEFLTGVIDKEFTFNRHFDIAGPDIVSYKEMLLIFADERNLKRTIISVPVLSPKISSYWLYFITSTSYALAKNLVESMKINVVAEENDLANKLNIRHLTYRESLKLSFDKIEQNDVLSTWYDSFGNYRYSKNVWSFLEVPNKGVFKDRRERNIVNEQHTLQKIFGIGGKNGWYYADYLWNIRGWIDKLFGGVGLKRGRKNKEMISAGDSLDFWRVLYAIRDEKRLLLFAEMKLPGEAWLDFQIKDGKLIQEATFRPGGLLGRLYWYAVLPFHGYIFNGMIKKIVYD; this is translated from the coding sequence ATGAAGATCTTTCTTACAGGTGCGACCGGCTATATTGGTAAAAGGCTTCTTATCCAACTTCTATCTACAGGACATCATGTTATTTGCTCAGTAAGGGATAGAAGAAGATTTGACACTACTCTTTATGCGAGTCATCAGCACAATCTCACAATTGTTGAACAGGATTTTACTGATGAAAGCACATTAAATGTAATTGATAAGGATATTGATATAGCATATTATCTCATTCACTCCATGTCTGCAAATGATGACTTCAGTAAGTCTGAAAAAATTTCAGCTCAAAACTTTTCAAAAATTATTTCACAAACCCGTTGCAGACAAGTAATCTATCTAACTAGAATTGTTAACTCTGTAGAACTATCTAAACATCTGCAATCCAGAAAAGATGTGGAAAAAGCTCTTATATCACCCAACTACAATCTAACAGTCCTTAGAGCAGGTATAATCATTGGCTCGGGTTCTGCATCATTTGAAATCATTAGGGATCTTGTAGAGAAGTTACCTATTATGGTAGCACCTAAATGGTTGAAAACACTCTGCCAGCCGATAGCTGTCCGTAATGTCATTGAGTTTTTGACGGGAGTGATTGATAAAGAATTCACTTTCAATCGTCATTTTGATATCGCAGGTCCTGATATTGTGTCATACAAAGAAATGCTTTTAATATTTGCAGATGAAAGAAATTTAAAGAGAACGATTATATCTGTTCCGGTTCTAAGTCCTAAAATATCTTCCTACTGGCTGTATTTTATCACTTCTACTAGCTACGCTCTTGCAAAGAATCTGGTAGAAAGTATGAAAATCAATGTGGTTGCAGAAGAGAATGATCTTGCGAATAAGCTAAATATAAGGCATCTTACATACCGCGAAAGTCTAAAGCTCAGTTTTGATAAAATAGAACAAAATGATGTACTTTCAACATGGTACGATTCATTTGGCAATTATAGATATTCAAAAAATGTCTGGTCATTCTTAGAAGTACCTAATAAAGGAGTATTCAAAGACAGAAGAGAGAGGAATATTGTCAACGAGCAACATACGCTCCAGAAGATTTTTGGTATTGGTGGAAAAAATGGATGGTATTATGCCGATTATTTGTGGAATATCAGAGGATGGATTGATAAGCTATTTGGAGGTGTGGGTCTAAAAAGAGGAAGAAAAAATAAGGAAATGATTTCCGCAGGTGATTCTTTGGATTTTTGGAGAGTGTTGTATGCGATTAGAGATGAGAAAAGACTATTGTTATTTGCCGAAATGAAATTACCCGGAGAAGCATGGCTTGACTTCCAGATTAAGGACGGCAAACTTATACAAGAAGCAACATTTCGTCCGGGAGGACTTCTCGGAAGATTGTACTGGTATGCAGTACTACCCTTTCATGGATATATTTTTAATGGAATGATTAAAAAGATAGTTTATGATTAA
- a CDS encoding TlpA family protein disulfide reductase → MITKEKFKRWLKKNWSTAILVGIFFLLLFSPDAKAWFVRQIISTGLLNSKIEKKRNEKPELVKTTSSSESFSVKDENGKIIDVSQLKGKVVFINFWASWCPPCRAEFPSIQEFYDKYKLNDKLIFITINMDEDLKVANNYFKKEKFTVPFLIPNGNIPNKYFSGSLPTTVVLDKKGKIRMRHDGVADYSKEFFYEEIDELLNE, encoded by the coding sequence ATGATAACAAAGGAAAAATTCAAAAGGTGGCTCAAAAAAAACTGGAGCACTGCAATTTTAGTAGGAATTTTTTTTCTCCTACTGTTCAGTCCGGATGCGAAAGCTTGGTTTGTACGACAAATCATTTCTACAGGTTTATTAAACTCAAAAATTGAGAAAAAAAGAAATGAAAAACCCGAATTAGTAAAGACTACATCTAGCTCTGAAAGTTTTAGTGTAAAAGATGAAAATGGTAAAATCATTGATGTTTCACAACTGAAAGGTAAAGTTGTATTTATTAATTTCTGGGCTTCTTGGTGTCCACCTTGCAGAGCAGAATTTCCATCAATTCAGGAATTTTACGATAAATACAAATTAAATGATAAACTCATTTTTATCACAATTAATATGGATGAAGACTTGAAAGTCGCAAATAACTATTTTAAGAAAGAAAAATTTACTGTACCTTTTTTAATACCAAATGGGAATATTCCTAATAAATATTTTAGTGGCTCATTACCTACAACTGTAGTTTTGGACAAGAAAGGAAAAATAAGAATGAGACATGATGGAGTAGCAGATTACAGTAAAGAGTTTTTCTATGAAGAAATAGATGAACTTCTGAATGAGTGA
- the mobC gene encoding conjugal transfer protein MobC translates to MQGEDDLRGLAKIMGFMRAVSIILVLTHFYWFCYAFFLEQGWGVEIINKILSNFQKTAGLFSHPFYTKAFAIILLALSCLGTKGVKNEKITWKKINLFLAIGIVFFFFNGLLQDLQFKYSIYCYILTTSCGYISLMISGVWISRLLKTNLMEDVFNNENESFQQETKLMQNEYSVNLPTKFYYKGQWNNGWINVVNPFRATIVLGTPGSGKSYAIINNYIKQHIEKGFSMYIYDFKFDDLSTIAYNHLLKHKDKYKIEPKFYVINFDDPSKSHRCNPLNPDFMTDISDAYEAAYTIMLNLNRSWIQKQGDFFVESPIILLAAIIWFLKIYENGKYCTFPHAIELLNKKYADVFTILTTYPDLENYLSPFMDAWQGGAQDQLQGQIASAKIPLSRMISPQLYWVMTGDDFTLDINNPKKPKILCVGNNPDRQNIYSAALGLYNSRIVKLINKKGQLKSSVIIDELPTIYFRGLDNLIATARSNKVAVCLGFQDYSQLIRDYGDKESKVIQNTVGNIFSGQVVGETAKNLSERFGKVLQKRQSLSINRNDTSTSISTQLDSLIPASKISTLTQGMFVGAVSDNFDERIEQKIFHSEIVVDNEKVMSETKSYQKIPQIMKFENEFGEDTMKEEIHSNYQKIKTDILSIVKNELERIENDPDLKHLIQKD, encoded by the coding sequence ATGCAGGGAGAAGATGATTTGAGAGGATTGGCTAAAATCATGGGATTTATGAGAGCAGTTAGTATTATACTGGTCTTAACACATTTTTATTGGTTTTGTTATGCCTTCTTTCTCGAACAAGGATGGGGTGTTGAAATTATCAATAAAATACTTTCAAATTTTCAAAAAACGGCAGGATTGTTTTCTCATCCTTTTTATACAAAAGCTTTTGCTATCATTCTTCTTGCATTAAGTTGTTTGGGAACTAAAGGTGTCAAAAACGAAAAAATTACCTGGAAAAAGATCAATCTATTTTTAGCAATTGGGATAGTATTTTTCTTCTTTAATGGTTTACTACAAGATTTACAATTCAAATATTCTATTTACTGCTACATTTTAACCACCTCATGTGGTTACATAAGTTTGATGATATCCGGAGTCTGGATCAGCCGTCTTTTAAAAACGAATCTGATGGAAGATGTTTTCAATAATGAAAATGAGAGTTTCCAACAGGAGACCAAGCTGATGCAAAATGAATACTCTGTTAATCTTCCAACTAAATTTTATTATAAAGGTCAATGGAATAATGGATGGATTAATGTTGTAAACCCATTTCGGGCTACGATTGTTTTAGGTACACCCGGCTCAGGTAAGTCATATGCCATTATCAATAATTACATCAAGCAGCATATCGAAAAAGGTTTTTCAATGTACATCTATGACTTTAAGTTTGATGACCTTTCCACTATTGCTTATAACCATCTTTTGAAACACAAAGATAAATACAAAATAGAGCCAAAATTTTATGTTATCAATTTTGACGACCCTAGCAAAAGCCATCGATGTAATCCTTTGAACCCTGATTTCATGACAGATATTTCTGATGCTTATGAGGCAGCGTATACGATCATGCTTAATCTGAACAGAAGCTGGATTCAAAAACAAGGTGATTTTTTCGTTGAGAGTCCCATCATATTATTGGCGGCTATTATCTGGTTTTTAAAGATTTATGAAAATGGAAAATATTGCACCTTTCCTCATGCGATTGAGCTATTGAATAAGAAATATGCTGATGTATTCACCATTTTAACTACTTATCCTGATTTAGAAAACTATCTATCTCCTTTTATGGATGCGTGGCAAGGTGGTGCACAGGATCAGCTCCAAGGACAGATTGCATCCGCCAAAATTCCTTTATCGCGAATGATTTCTCCACAACTGTATTGGGTCATGACAGGTGATGATTTCACATTAGATATTAATAATCCAAAAAAGCCCAAAATTCTTTGTGTTGGAAACAATCCGGACAGACAAAATATTTATTCTGCTGCATTAGGTTTGTATAACTCCAGAATTGTAAAACTCATCAATAAAAAAGGGCAGTTAAAAAGTTCAGTTATTATTGATGAGTTACCAACCATCTACTTCAGAGGATTAGATAATCTTATTGCCACAGCAAGAAGTAATAAAGTAGCTGTTTGTTTAGGATTTCAGGATTATTCGCAGCTCATTCGTGATTATGGAGATAAAGAAAGCAAGGTAATTCAAAACACAGTCGGAAACATATTCAGCGGTCAGGTTGTAGGAGAAACCGCAAAAAATCTATCCGAGAGATTTGGGAAAGTCCTTCAAAAACGTCAAAGTTTAAGTATTAACAGAAACGATACCTCCACTTCTATATCCACCCAGTTAGACAGTTTAATTCCAGCTTCGAAGATCTCGACGTTAACCCAAGGTATGTTTGTAGGAGCAGTGTCAGATAATTTTGATGAACGAATAGAACAAAAAATCTTTCATTCGGAAATCGTTGTAGATAATGAAAAGGTTATGTCAGAAACAAAATCATATCAGAAAATACCACAGATTATGAAATTTGAAAATGAATTTGGAGAAGATACGATGAAAGAAGAAATTCATTCTAATTACCAGAAAATCAAAACAGACATTTTATCTATTGTAAAAAATGAACTGGAGCGAATTGAAAATGATCCGGACCTAAAACATCTTATACAAAAAGATTAA